In one window of Cryptococcus neoformans var. neoformans JEC21 chromosome 7 sequence DNA:
- a CDS encoding biotin transporter, putative, whose product MGFIKNARKNKIVNVIVDVFDWYPAHYSQKERKLLRKLDINILIFACLSFFCKYLDQTNITNAYVSGMEEDIKAGGNDLNYFNVAYYTAYVVGQIPLISLQSKPALAPWLLPSMEIIWAILTFCQARVSKPWHLYLLRALLGFFSAPSFGGTHLVLGSWYRKEELFKRAGVWFTGNFIGSAVGGYIQAAAYKNLNGVYGLAGWRWLFILTGAITLPVSFIGFALFPGLVNSKRRWWFTEEEHELATTRLTHDHGADNGVNLQTIKNVLRKPMIWICVPSYVCLVLASYWTGYMSLWLKADTNYSVELINVLPTFVYIVSALSSWIGTTLAGAINIPSLWTLQAFGMIFPAILMCIWNIPNGLKFFAFYFSGLSQMGSPIFYSWINTTLRSSPAERSLIISSCMTMGYCFYIWVPLFTFPTVEAPEWKHGYPPTVVFAFVQYILVLFGMWYMNRNSAVQENPESPDIGLSYSRSEESSVSEKDEKIDPLVEWEAEAVNQAGKQTSRVGA is encoded by the exons ATGGGTTTCATCAAGAATGCAAGGAAGAACAAGATTGTGAACGTCATAGTTGATGTTTTTGACTGGTATC CTGCACACTACAGccagaaggaaaggaaacTTCTCCGTAAACTCGATATCAACATTCTCATTTTTGCGTGTTTGAGTT TCTTCTGTAAATACCTTGATCAAACAAATATCACAAATGCCTAT GTATCCGGTATGGAGGAAGATATCAAAGCAGGGGGAAATGACTTGAATTACTTCAACGTTGCTT ATTATACTGCTt ATGTTGTCGGCCAAATACCTCTCATTTCGTTACAGTCTAAGCCTGCTTT GGCACCTTGgctccttccttcaatGGAAATTATCTGGGCCATCCTCACATTCTGCCAAGCTCGAGTGTCCAAGCCATGGCATCTTTATCTCCTCCGAGCTCTTTTGGGTTTCTTTTCCGCTCCCAGTTTTGGAGGCACACATTTAGTCCTTGGCTCCTGGTATCGAAAAGAGGAGCTTTTCAAGAGGGCTGGCGTCTGGTTCACAGGTAATTTCATTGGTAGTGCTGTtgg TGGTTATATCCAAGCGGCGGCATACAAGAACCTCAACGGTGTTTATGGCCTGGCTGGATG GAGATGGCTTTTCATTTTAACCGGTGCTATCACTCTTCCCGTTTCTTTTATTGGGTTCGCCCTTTTTCCCGGATTGGTAAACAGCAAAAGGCGATGGTGGTTTACCGAGGAAGAACACGAGCTTGCCACAACCCGTTTGACGCACGACCATGGAGCCGATAATGGCGTGAACTTGCAGACTATCAAGAACGTCCTCAGGAAGCCAATGATTTGGATCTGCGTTCCCTCCTATGT CTGCCTGGTGCTTGCCTCTTACTGGACAGGCTATATGTCTCTTTGGTTGAAGGCCGACACCAATTACTCGGTTGAACTCATCAACGTTCTTCCTACGTTCGTGTACATTGTTTCAGCATTGTCTTCTTGGATCGGGACTACGCTGGCTGGCGCGATCAACATCCCATCTTTGTGGACATTACAAGCA TTCGGTATGATATTCCCTGCCATTCTTATGTGTATCTGGAACATTCCAAATGGCCTCAAGTTCTTTGCTTTCTACTTCTCAGGTCTTTCTCAGATGGGTTCGCCCATCTTC TATTCGTGGATAAATACCACTCTACGATCCAGCCCGGCCGAGCGAAGTTTGATTATCAGCTCGTGTATGACCATGGGATATTGTTTCTATATTTGG GTACCTCTGTTTACTTTCCCCACTGTCGAAGCGCCAGAATGGAAGCATGGCTATCCACCAACAGTGGTCTTTGCTTTTGTGCAATACATCCTTGTACTCTTCGGTATGTGGTATATGAACCGAAATTCGGCTGTGCAGGAGAATCCCGAGAGCCCAGATATTGGGTTGAG